The Haloplanus sp. CK5-1 genome contains a region encoding:
- a CDS encoding PQQ-binding-like beta-propeller repeat protein, with protein MRVGLERRQVLSSIGATLGGIAVSGRVSGDDATEATVYAVSEAGELVAFAAATGERRWGFEFPVDPPNATGPPLVWNGTVYLNGRERLYAVDATTGEQEWAFETDLEAISPPTIHDGTVYVHNHVGATPLEITRRPRGHGNLYAIDAETGERTWRTRSAVLALPCRAPLVYDGSVFVLGGAGFEGGTMSAYDAETGDQRWEQISTEGLELRIPRYGPVALNGTVYVRGAYTVSGVDPDTGEAVWGGGGGLLRDGNTGPSQGKLSVYGETLLSARDGPLDRFVPDGDGTNFWPFDGIGELGYLNSAFVVGRPTAARHPYVVVGSRPEMADDADDLPTARFRVTPMTPALLDPDPEWTHEQLNLVNPTAAGTTVFIGGAELTALDIRDGTERWSADAFADRILTAPTVATDPESGHSVDERIRHRTLNHHDALGPRPASFRVSGGRLSAAGLSTVDEFWFPDERIEPRMPPDGDARVVGRTDDDGRIVVPSEALEEFRAEHDGAPGIVIQLHNTGGVTTAKPVEVRVGDTTLETRVPIQGYGIALLYLFEDVSSTPEYVDSEAIEAESATTYFDGAAHVGLSGERLLNGGHTDLTVATPDHERTIRFEGAGSAGSTGETESPTTTERSPVSTEPADDENRSATRDSAPGFGAVSGLAALATGAYTRYRWLRRGDEE; from the coding sequence ATGAGGGTGGGGCTGGAGCGACGACAGGTGCTGTCGTCGATCGGTGCGACACTGGGGGGGATCGCCGTCTCAGGGCGTGTCTCGGGGGACGACGCGACGGAGGCGACCGTCTACGCCGTCTCCGAGGCCGGCGAACTGGTCGCCTTCGCCGCGGCGACGGGGGAGCGGCGGTGGGGCTTCGAGTTCCCGGTCGATCCTCCAAACGCGACGGGACCGCCACTGGTTTGGAACGGCACCGTCTACCTCAACGGTCGGGAGCGACTGTACGCCGTCGACGCCACGACGGGGGAACAGGAGTGGGCGTTCGAGACCGACCTCGAGGCGATCAGTCCACCGACGATCCACGATGGCACCGTCTACGTCCACAACCATGTCGGTGCCACACCCTTGGAGATCACTCGTCGACCCAGGGGACACGGGAACCTGTACGCGATCGATGCCGAAACCGGTGAGCGAACGTGGCGGACCCGCAGCGCGGTGCTCGCGCTCCCGTGCCGGGCACCGCTGGTGTACGACGGGTCCGTATTCGTACTCGGAGGAGCCGGGTTCGAGGGTGGCACGATGTCGGCCTACGACGCCGAGACCGGCGACCAGCGTTGGGAGCAAATTTCGACCGAGGGGCTCGAACTCCGCATCCCGCGGTACGGCCCCGTCGCGCTCAACGGGACCGTCTACGTGCGGGGGGCGTACACTGTCAGCGGAGTGGATCCGGACACCGGCGAGGCTGTCTGGGGCGGGGGCGGGGGCTTACTGAGAGACGGTAATACCGGCCCCAGCCAGGGTAAACTGTCCGTATACGGAGAGACGCTGCTCTCCGCTCGCGACGGCCCGCTGGACCGGTTCGTCCCGGACGGGGACGGAACGAATTTTTGGCCGTTCGACGGCATCGGCGAACTCGGCTACCTGAACTCCGCGTTCGTCGTCGGCCGTCCCACGGCGGCGCGTCATCCGTACGTGGTGGTCGGCTCCCGACCAGAAATGGCCGACGACGCCGATGACCTCCCGACTGCCCGGTTTCGGGTGACGCCGATGACACCCGCACTCCTCGACCCGGACCCGGAGTGGACGCACGAACAGCTGAACCTGGTGAATCCGACCGCAGCCGGGACGACCGTCTTCATCGGCGGCGCGGAACTGACGGCGCTGGACATCCGCGACGGAACCGAACGGTGGTCCGCCGATGCGTTCGCGGACCGCATCCTCACCGCCCCGACCGTCGCGACGGATCCGGAGTCGGGCCACAGCGTCGACGAACGGATCCGCCACCGGACACTCAACCACCACGACGCACTCGGCCCGCGTCCGGCGTCGTTCCGGGTGAGCGGCGGCCGACTCTCCGCGGCCGGACTCTCGACTGTGGACGAGTTCTGGTTCCCGGACGAACGGATCGAACCTCGGATGCCACCCGACGGGGACGCACGTGTCGTCGGTCGGACCGACGACGACGGCCGGATCGTCGTTCCGAGTGAGGCGTTGGAGGAGTTCCGAGCGGAACACGACGGCGCTCCCGGGATCGTGATACAGCTTCACAACACCGGCGGCGTGACGACTGCGAAACCGGTCGAAGTACGTGTGGGTGACACGACGCTCGAAACGAGGGTTCCGATCCAAGGATACGGTATCGCATTACTGTACCTGTTCGAAGACGTGTCGTCGACCCCCGAGTACGTCGATTCGGAGGCCATCGAGGCGGAGTCGGCGACGACGTACTTCGACGGCGCAGCACACGTCGGCCTCTCGGGGGAGCGGTTGCTGAACGGCGGTCACACCGACCTCACCGTCGCGACGCCGGATCACGAGCGAACCATCCGATTCGAGGGGGCTGGATCCGCTGGCTCTACCGGGGAGACCGAGTCTCCGACGACCACCGAGCGGTCACCCGTCTCGACGGAGCCAGCGGACGACGAAAATCGGAGTGCGACTCGGGACTCCGCACCCGGATTCGGGGCGGTGAGTGGACTCGCCGCCCTCGCGACCGGGGCGTACACCCGCTACAGGTGGCTGAGACGGGGCGACGAGGAGTGA
- a CDS encoding alpha/beta hydrolase: MATTSATRRRSGRFDFATTTLSFESEGTRCRGHLYRPDRPATPPVVVLAPDLAAEATFGYTRYAERFARAGYAALALDYRGFGGSDGTRPAAIDPPAQAADLDAAVDRVRRLDGERRRVVLWGHGLGGGHALATAAASRRVSAVVAVAPLLDGRAFARRRSLGYLTRALRAGGRDRLLAPLGRSTTVPVVGGPREFGLLPRSRTGEAYLDLVPRGSDWANATPARGLLALFRYRPITTLDDVNCPTLVVAAGADDLVASETAATAADRIDGSTLVRLPVGHVDPLGDAFETAAAHQVTFLDGAVGR; encoded by the coding sequence ATGGCGACCACGAGCGCGACCCGGAGGCGGTCGGGCCGGTTCGACTTCGCGACGACGACGCTTTCGTTCGAGAGCGAAGGGACGCGGTGTCGGGGACACCTCTACCGACCGGATCGCCCGGCGACGCCGCCGGTGGTCGTGTTGGCACCCGACCTCGCGGCCGAGGCGACGTTCGGATACACGCGGTACGCCGAGCGGTTCGCCCGCGCCGGCTACGCCGCTCTCGCACTCGACTACCGCGGGTTCGGCGGGAGCGACGGCACGCGCCCCGCAGCCATCGACCCACCCGCGCAGGCGGCCGATCTGGATGCGGCGGTCGACCGGGTTCGCCGCCTCGACGGCGAGCGACGCCGGGTCGTCCTGTGGGGGCACGGCCTCGGCGGTGGTCACGCCCTCGCGACGGCCGCGGCCTCGCGCCGCGTGAGCGCAGTGGTGGCCGTCGCGCCGCTACTCGACGGGCGGGCGTTCGCCCGGCGGCGCTCGCTCGGCTATCTGACCCGTGCGCTGCGGGCGGGCGGGCGCGACCGGCTGCTGGCCCCGCTCGGTCGGTCGACGACCGTGCCGGTCGTCGGCGGGCCGAGGGAGTTCGGCCTCCTGCCGCGGTCGCGCACCGGCGAGGCGTATCTCGATCTGGTTCCACGGGGGAGCGATTGGGCGAACGCGACGCCGGCGCGGGGCCTCCTCGCGCTGTTTCGGTACCGACCGATCACGACCCTAGACGACGTCAACTGCCCGACGCTGGTGGTCGCGGCCGGCGCGGACGACCTCGTCGCCTCGGAGACGGCCGCCACCGCCGCCGACCGGATCGACGGGTCGACGTTGGTCCGACTGCCGGTCGGCCACGTCGACCCCCTCGGCGACGCGTTCGAGACGGCCGCCGCTCACCAGGTCACCTTCCTCGACGGCGCGGTCGGACGGTAG
- a CDS encoding ribosome assembly factor SBDS has product MISLDEAVTARLESHGERFEVLIDPDAALAIKRDEFEGDLEDVIAAEDVFEDASRGDRPAESDLEEVFGTTEPLEVIPEVVRRGEIQITADQRREMQEQKRKALINRIARNAVNPQMDDAPHPPERIERALEEAGFQVDPMERVETQVDDALDALRPVIPIRFAEVTVAVQVPADHAGSAQAKIRQFADLDSEEWQADGSWIGVLTFPAGMQNDFYDLVNEVTSGEAETRIVKDEDDLNVR; this is encoded by the coding sequence ATGATTTCACTCGACGAGGCCGTCACCGCGCGCCTCGAATCCCACGGCGAGCGCTTCGAGGTACTGATCGACCCCGACGCGGCACTCGCCATCAAACGCGACGAGTTCGAGGGGGACCTCGAGGACGTGATCGCCGCGGAGGACGTCTTCGAGGACGCCTCCCGCGGTGACCGCCCGGCGGAGTCGGACCTAGAGGAGGTGTTCGGAACGACCGAACCGCTGGAGGTCATCCCCGAAGTCGTCCGCCGCGGCGAGATACAGATCACCGCCGACCAGCGCCGCGAGATGCAAGAACAGAAGCGCAAGGCGCTGATCAACCGAATCGCTCGCAACGCCGTCAACCCGCAGATGGACGACGCCCCACACCCCCCGGAGCGGATCGAGCGAGCGCTGGAGGAAGCGGGGTTCCAGGTCGACCCGATGGAGCGCGTCGAGACACAGGTCGACGACGCACTCGACGCCCTCCGCCCGGTCATTCCAATCCGCTTTGCCGAGGTGACCGTCGCGGTGCAGGTGCCCGCCGACCACGCCGGGAGCGCACAGGCGAAGATCCGGCAGTTCGCCGACCTCGACAGCGAGGAGTGGCAGGCCGACGGCTCGTGGATCGGCGTGCTCACCTTCCCGGCGGGGATGCAAAACGACTTCTACGATCTGGTGAACGAAGTGACGAGCGGCGAGGCCGAGACCCGCATCGTCAAGGACGAAGACGACCTCAACGTCAGGTAG
- a CDS encoding FUN14 domain-containing protein, with the protein MEGLLYALQLGIDPQQLGLEFGGGAVIGGIIGFAAKKLAKVIAIIVGLELALFKFLESRGILTVDWAALSAGILKTGEGAANGPPGWVSTILSTLSVSVGFTGGFMLGFRRG; encoded by the coding sequence ATGGAGGGCCTACTCTACGCGTTACAACTGGGGATAGATCCCCAACAACTGGGGCTCGAGTTCGGGGGCGGTGCCGTGATCGGGGGGATCATCGGCTTCGCGGCCAAGAAACTGGCCAAGGTCATCGCGATCATCGTCGGCCTCGAACTCGCGCTGTTCAAGTTCTTGGAGTCGCGGGGGATCCTGACCGTCGACTGGGCGGCGCTGTCGGCCGGAATCCTGAAGACGGGCGAGGGCGCTGCGAACGGCCCGCCGGGGTGGGTGTCGACCATCCTCTCGACGCTGTCCGTCTCCGTCGGCTTCACCGGCGGATTCATGCTCGGCTTCCGGCGGGGATAG